From a region of the Triticum aestivum cultivar Chinese Spring chromosome 7D, IWGSC CS RefSeq v2.1, whole genome shotgun sequence genome:
- the LOC123169164 gene encoding uncharacterized protein: MRVPLHHFFVDALNHFGLAPTQLAPNGWRIVAGFIVLCHSAAVPPSLAVFRRFFVLSALPHKHKKGWYYFQPRSKGRSGLRFTGLPESIKGWKRGFFFLCSPTGWPCPVEWGRPSKSSLVDPVLSTEDEESAAKLLSALGACSIDLREYLCRRNLADAGITPSPVRAPSSPQLPVPEPSSPQPPPSCTCTAIESKGMDPAVYGMMKSMLASKAAVARTSASANKVKIEPGSDATRSSPVHGKKRNLAEAYGSDDPPSVPPNTPPTADDSSAPTGICSPPEAFSRSSRKTQHIPSGHDGDSTDWVAARERLRGAVPPQQERVLAATEPSDIVASTYVAVLQAANSASFSLAYALELEQRLDARDAEVAALRTQLEKSEAQLAGAEAEGEMMKAELAVRRRAQDALDGYERWRGTNAGRTT, encoded by the exons ATGCGCGTCCCCCTGCACCACTTCTTCGTCGACGCGCTCAACCACTTCGGCCTCGCGCCCACGCAGCTCGCGCCCAACGGGTGGCGCATCGTGGCGGGATTCATTGTGCTCTGCCACTCCGCCGCCGTGCCGCCGTCCCTCGCGGTGTTCCGGCGGTTCTTCGTGCTGTCCGCCCTCCCGCACAAGCACAAAAAGGGCTGGTACTACTTCCAACCCAGGTCGAAGGGCAGATCGGGCTTGCGGTTCACGGGGTTGCCGGAGTCCATCAAGGGCTGGAAGCGCGGGTTCTTCTTCCTCTGTTCGCCCACCGGCTGGCCTTGTCCTGTGGAGTGGGGCAGGCCGTCCAAGAGCTCTCTCGTGGACCCCGTGCTCTCCACCGAAGATGAGGAATCGGCGGCGAAGTTGTTATCTGCTCTGGGAGCCTGCTCCATTGATCTTAGGGAGTATCTTTGCCGCAGAAATCTTGCTGACGCCGGGATAACTCCCTCACCGGTACGGGCGCCGTCATCACCGCAGCTCCCGGTACCGGAGCCGTCGTCACCGCAGCCGCCGCCTTCTTGTACTTGTACTGCCATCGAGTCTAAAGGGATGGATCCCGCAGTGTACGGCATGATGAAATCCATGCTAGCATCGAAGGCGGCGGTGGCACGAACATCGGCGTCGGCGAACAAGGTGAAAATTGAGCCGGGCAGTGATGCGACGAGATCATCGCCggtgcatgggaagaagaggaaTCTGGCCGAAGCATACGGCAGCGACGACCCACCATCTGTGCCGCCAAACACTCCGCCTACCGCCGATGACAGCTCGGCGCCCACCGGAATTTGTTCCCCGCCCGAGGCCTTCTCCCGGAGCAGCCGGAAGACGCAGCATATTCCCAGCGGACACGACGGCGACAGCACCGACTGGGTGGCCGCGCGGGAGAGGCTGCGGGGCGCCGTCCCGCCGCAGCAGGAGCGCGTGCTTGCGGCGACCGAGCCCTCCGACATCGTCGCGTCCACCTACGTCGCTGTTCTTCAG GCTGCAAACTCcgcgtccttctccttggcctACGCGCTGGAGCTGGAGCAGCGGCTGGACGCGCGGGacgcggaggtcgccgcactgcgGACGCAGCTGGAGAAGTCGGAGGCCCAGCTCGCCGGGGCGGAGGCGGAGGGGGAGATGATGAAGGCCGAGCTCGCCGTGCGGCGGCGCGCACAGGACGCGCTGGATGGCTACGAGAGGTGGCGGGGCACGAACGCGGGGCGGACGACCTGA